A part of Dreissena polymorpha isolate Duluth1 chromosome 13, UMN_Dpol_1.0, whole genome shotgun sequence genomic DNA contains:
- the LOC127854493 gene encoding transcription factor E4F1-like: MDHRLIHNEDKKYDCKDCGRKFKTKQCLRQHSYVHVKNKPFNCDYCGHGFTQKGFYEEHLRRHMGLKPFKCGVCAKQFVSKSLLKIHLYSHTTNKPHKCPYCPKTFSENYLLQTHVRNHEDNRPYQCTECMKAFCAKAKLVRHLNTVHGIDKEELVTFVPTRIGGGLGYRDPKKHPEIKPRTTQVVYIDSQGHIVRKEMREVQHDTIGGKDDSDSSSQPSSMSDMQMEVLTQRDADGNIHTIVPTQFIADNMMAMGQDGMPIVYQEVEGNMTGEGSIQFNGQSYTLVTKGDLGEEVQKLLIAQGLEGVQVSEGEGMEAHLQVVKMEEQEVGQMEEQEVDEMEEQEVGQMEEQEVGQMEEQEVGQMEEGGMEDLEGDNVHVITGSEGLAADGMHKFSINIGEDGSVNESDLEAIKNMYNDQQIIFVVESPQSE, encoded by the exons ATGGATCATCGACTCATCCATAATGAAGACAAGAAGTATGACTGCAAGGACTGTGGTCGCAAGTTCAAAACTAAGCAGTGTTTGCGTCAACATTCGTATGTGCATGTGAAAAACAAGCCTTTCAACTGCGACTATTGTGGACACGGGTTCACGCAGAAAGGGTTCTATGAAGAACATCTGAGGAGACACATGGGTCTTAAGCCATTCAAGTGTGGTGTCTGTGCAAAGCAGTTTGTGTCCAAGTCCCTTCTCAAGATTCACCTGTACAGTCACACGACAAATAAGCCGCACAAGTGCCCCTATTGCCCAAAAACGTTTTCAGAGAATTACTTGCTGCAAACTCATGTACGAAACCACGAAGATAATAGACCATACCAGTGTACGGAATGCATGAAAGCCTTCTGTGCCAAAGCAAAACTGGTGCGACACCTGAACACTGTACATGGCATAGACAAGGAAGAGCTAGTGACCTTTGTTCCCACACGTATTGGCGGAGGCCTCGGATACAGAGATCCCAAGAAACACCCTGAAATCAAACCGCGCACAACTCAGGTCGTTTACATTGACTCCCAGGGACATATAGTGCGTAAGGAAATGAGAGAGGTTCAGCACGATACAATCGGCGGAAAGGACGACAGTGATAGTTCATCTCAGCCATCGAGCATGTCCGACATGCAGATGGAGGTTCTAACTCAGCGGGATGCGGACGGGAACATTCACACAATAGTTCCCACGCAGTTCATAGCTGACAACATGATGGCAATGGGTCAAGACGGGATGCCGATTGTTTATCAGGAAGTAGAGGGGAACATGACCGGGGAGGGAAGCATCCAGTTTAACGGACAGAGCTACACGCTGGTCACCAAGGGAGACTTAGGGGAAGAGGTGCAGAAACTCCTGATCGCCCAGGGACTTGAGGGTGTGCAAGTGTCTGAGGGGGAAGGGATGGAAGCCCATTTGCAG GTGGTTAAGATGGAGGAACAGGAGGTGGGTCAGATGGAGGAACAAGAGGTGGATGAGATGGAGGAACAGGAAGTGGGTCAGATGGAGGAACAGGAAGTGGGTCAGATGGAGGAACAGGAAGTGGGTCAGATGGAGGAAGGGGGCATGGAGGATCTTGAGGGGGACAATGTGCATGTGATCACTGGCAGTGAGGGGTTGGCAGCGGACGGGATGCACAAGTTCAGCATCAACATTGGCGAGGATGGGTCGGTGAATGAGAGCGACCTTGAGGCCATTAAGAATATGTACAATGATCAGCAGATCATATTTGTGGTGGAAAGTCCTCAGTCTGAATAG